The DNA sequence GCTGTAGAAGCCCCCATAGCCTCCTGTGAAGAAAGGAGGAGGCAACAGTTTAGGAGCAAGGAAGCAACACCTTGACATTTTTTCTGAAGCCATTATTGTCTACCTCCCAACCACAAAAGTGctcaacatatacacacacaaaataaaattggatgtcattttttaaatgtacaacGATCTacacttattcatttattttaagtattaGTGTCAATATTATTTTACAATTCAACACTTCCATCAAGTGTTGCAGCAGATGTACAACTGGTAAATGCACCTGTCTGGCTAATGATTTcaactagggcttatttttgacaTAGGGCTTTTATTACAAGCACCCTTAAAAATcatgctagggcttattttccggttaggtctttttttttaaaagggggaaaaggcatgcatacacacacttacCACCTCCAAAACCTCTGCTGCCACCGTGGCTgacgccaccaccaccacctccgcTGCTCCGTCCGCTGCTTGTACGGCTGCTGCCAAAACTACTGCTGCCACTACTGCTACTTGTTCGATAATCTCTGGCACCAAATCCGCTAAAACGACTAAAGATGAAAAACAATAGTAAGCAACACCTAAGGGGTATATGTCTTTTAAACAGACTACTTTGTGGGTTTTTCTTTGTGAATGCCCTCATTTTTGTTGCAACAACCAAATGAACACCTAAGTATTTGTAATTTCATCACATAACAGTTGCCACCGTGCCATACTCACACCCCCATTTTTTGGGTGGCTAATGCAACACTTTTTGTCTTTTCAGTATTCATCTTATAAATAATCCAGTTAGATTTTATCTAGCATATTTATTCTCATTACTGTTGTTAATATTGTTTCTGGAAGAGTGCAGAGAATCGTAGTAAGAGATTAATTCAAATTACCCTTTAGAGCGCCCACGACTGCTTCCACCCTTGTGATGCTGCTCATAGGCCATGTTTTCCAGCCAAGATGGCActtcctgcttagcttccacaaGCAAATCTAAcaagtcctttgtgatatttatATTCCTCTCATTGAAGAATGATGTAGCAAGACCTGCAagtggaaaggagagaaagacagTGTCAAGTAAATGGCAATCTTCATTCAGGTGAGGACACATCTATGTTTACAAAATAGTAAAGAAAAACAAGGTAGACGCGTACTCCCGAACATTTATGAACTGCTCCCCAAAATCTCACACTACTTATTAGCAGAAGCCCAATAATAAACACTTCATGCCACTAAAAACATGCAGTTTAACTATAAAGAGTTCAATACATTATACATTTAGAAGCAGACTTTTAGCCAAGTATACAAAGGGAAACTAAGGCCAGGGGCTTTTCTTACAGTGTGCTTTGGAAAActgaaagaaaatcaactggTGGCACAATCCCTACAGTACATCACAATCTaaaggagtggttctcaacctgtgggtccccaggtgttttggcctacaatttccagaaatcccacccagtttaccagctgttaggatttctgggagctgaagggcaaagcatttggggacccacaggttgagaaccactgacctaaagatTTTAAACTGACTAGAATAGGTTAAGTTTAAAATGAGCTCTGTAAATATTTAGCTCTGGTTCATTGCCTTAGAAGTGACCTACATGCTTTCCTAATGTTTCAATACAAAATGAATATAATCCAATTGGTCTCCACTACAACCTTACAGGCTTTTTTCACACTTTCACAATTATCAGCTACTCCAACATCTACATAAATGGGATCTTACCGAGATTCCCTACGCGGCCTGTACGGCCAATGCGATGCACGTATTCTTCTATGTCACTTGGCAAATCAAAATTTATGACATGTTTCACATTTGAGATATCCAGTCCTCTTGCTGCTACCTAAAGAGGACAAGAATTTCATCCATCAGTTCCCAACATGTCTATGACAAATAAGGAAATCAAATCCATGCATGTCCACAACTATGTATTTGCTTACTGCAGTGGCAACCAAGATGGGGCTTCTGCCTGAGCGGAACTGGTGCAGTGCTTCCTCTCTGTCTCGTTGGGAGCGATCCCCATGGATACTTGTGCAAGCATATCCTTCACGGAATAGGAAATCCTCCAGAGAATCAGCCCCCTTTTTAGTCTCCACAAAAACGAGGGTCAAGGAATCCTTGCCTATGTAAGCAAAGACTCTCATTAGCCAAGAACGGCAGATCTGTTGCTGTAGCACCATCAAGTGGTACAAACTAGTATTATGGTTGCAATAACAACGAACGACAACTTTACTAGTCAAGCTAAGCTGCATGCAGATTTAAATGAAATATTCAAATATAGGACAAAACAGGGAGGAAAAGTCTGAAGCTTTTCCTCCACCTAACATAAATTCTCATTACCTGAGCCATTAGAGTTGTGTTGGAATTCTCCCAAACAGTCTTTACCTGTGGCATCAAGGAGGTCAAGCAGAAATGACCGTTTGTCTGAGTCTTCCACCCACACTACTTTCTGTGTGATGTTCTCAGATGTAGAGCCAACTCTGCCAACAGCCAAAAAGATATATTCCTCCAAGAAGTCACGAGCGAGCATCTAGGAAGAAACAGTTTACTCAACATAATAAATGCATCCATGAGGATAACTACTTCCATGAGGATCTATAAACTAGAGACAAGGCTCACATTTATGGAACACTACACCTGTCAAACATGGAAAGATAAGGTCGTCTTCCTATATCCTGACAAGCAGTTAATTCCTTTTGTTAACCATCTTTGTAGTACTACCTGCTGGCTCTCCATAGCAGCTATATATTGCACAACATGCATAAAAGAGAATACCTGGATTTCCTTTGGAAAAGTAGCACTGAACATCATTGTTTGACGGACACCCTTCGGTGGCATAGTGTCCTTTTCAACGATACGACGAATCTGAGGTTCAAAACCCATGTCAAGCATACGATCTGCTTCATCCAGTACGAGGTATCTAAAATAATTAAAGCATCATGGTTTCCAGTCCTTCCAATTAATAAGCAGCAGTATAGCATATCAGAAGTAGTGAATGAGCTTCAGCAAATCAGGAAGAGTTGGGCAACAGAAGTTATAAAAACATTTAATTCAAATACTGTAACTACATTTCTAGATAGGAAGTAAAGGTCTAGCTATCTAACTCACTGGAGACAATCTGTCTCTGTATGTTCATGAGAGCGCAAAATGGTGGACTCAGGGGCTTGCCATGCGCTCAGAAAAAAAGGTGTGCCCCTGAAAAGTATCAGACTAACAAACAGGGGATAGGAGGAGAAAATAGTGACACagacaaaaaagccaatgggaggaCTTTTCCTTGCCACACCAAACACTATAAAAACTACAAGATCGTGAATATTTATGCATAACTACCAAGCCACTTCACTTACTTGCAGAAGTCCAGTCCAATCTTGCCTCTCTCCATCATATCTACCAGACGACCTGGAGTTGCCACAAGTAAGTGACAACCGCGCTCCAAGTCTCGAATCTGTTGACCAATATCAGCCCCACCGTATACAACACAGGGGCGAACTTTGGAACGATATGCAAActaaaaggagaaataaaaagattttaggaGTCTGGAACATCTGAGACACTCTTATCAAGACCTGAGAAGAGCAAGCAACTTTCACCTTTCTGGCTTCTTCATATATTTGGACTGCCAGTTCCCTTGTGGGAGCCAGGACCAGGGAGATTGGGTACTGCTTGCGGCGTCCATACCTTCCATTCTCCTGCAATATTAAACATGATTAGCTGAAAGAGGAATTTGCCAAGCTATTTTTCAAAGCGTCCCAGGCACCTGATGAATGCACCCCGCTCTTCCAGAGACCAGAAAGAGCACCATGTGGTTCCTAGTCATCTACAGTCCTTCACTGCTCAAGGTAACAGGTTGCATATTAGAACTAAGCTGAATCTGCATCCCAACCTCTGTACTAATACCGCAAACTTAAGATGTTGCCTACAACTGAAGCAAAATCACCATCTCTGAATCACTGTTTTGAGCACAACTTACTAATAccctctctaaaaagagactcaaaatggcttacagTAAAACAAGGTAatgtaagctttcatagactaataTGCAAAACTATTGGATTTCTCATTTCTTAAAACAAAGATGGATTTCACTCAACAGAGGCATGTACACTTATCCTCGCACCACTGTTTTCTTGCCACAAGCAAGGACTTCACTTTAATACTAGAATGACTCTGAGATCACAAACAAGTTAACTACATCATGTTGATGTACACTGGAGATATGGCTTATACATTAAATATAAACTTGCCTTCATAGCTCTCAGGGCATCTCCCGGGCCATCTGTATATATCTGACTCAGTATGGGCAGAAGAAATGCAGCTGTTTTGCCAGATCCTAAAAGAAAGATGTACTTCAGTATATAACAATATGTCATATATAAGCCGGAGGCAGGTTTTGGAGACAAATTATGGATTGTGATGTGACCTgtagataagtcaagggtcattccacagagaggggaaaacacCAATGCCTCCTTAGGAGGACAAGCTGCCCATGACTGCTGACAccattttcccatccaagtaaccaaaaaaaggccaaaagcaATACCATAGTGGAAAGAACTATGGGGAGGGGAAGGAGTGCTTCTTTTATTTAGGCTTTCCCAGGACCAACTaagctcctcctcccccccccccccccactttcataACACTTTTTAGAGAAGGGGattattcctatttttaaaagttaagtGTTAGTGTACAGTATTCACACTGACCTGTGGACAAGTCTTTTGAGTtactttttgactaaaatttataGACTTATGTGTAAGTGAACAGTTTCAAATACAAATTATAGACTACTTCATGCCAAATGCACAGACTAAAATCCCTAACCAGCAGAGTCAAACATTTCCCACCCACATTGACATTCTGCTCTGTGAACATTAAAACAGCAGACATAAGCAATTTTGAAGTGTACAAAACAGGTGACCAAATAGACATTTCATATTCATGTCCACATTCAGAAAGGTGTTCAAGGAGAACATGCATATTTACAGTCTTAAAAATTCAAAGTGACAACTTCTCCAATCACTAGTAGTATTGAAAGACATGTTAGTCTGGctatcagtatgcaaagagatcttggagcacctttgagactagcaGAGAGAAAGAAACTGAGGACATAAGCTTTTATAGACTAAGCCTTCACTCCACACATCTGAGGAGGTAGACATCATTGACAACAGCTTATGCTGCCAACTTTGTTCCCCTCAGTGCTAAAAGATCCCTTTGCACCTAGCAACATACATGCTTACCTGTCTGGGCACAAGCCATCAAGTCTCTCTTGTCTTTAATGATAGGGATGGCATATTTCTGCACTGGAGTAGGCCGAGTGTAGCGGGTGAGCTCAATGTTCCCCATGATGATTTCCCCCATGTCAACATCGCTGAACTGCAAGATATATAAAGTTACTAAACATCACCCTTGCAAATCAGCCCTAAGGTTACCAGTCTTGTACATCTCTGTATCTtgatagaccccccccccccccaaacttctaTACTGGTGGTGTAGGTGGTTACATACTCTCCAATAGAAAATGCTTAGGAGTTTTCCTACAGCTATAGAAATCTGGAGCCTACCTAGCtgaaacaatatacaaatatcTAGAACTACCAGAGACCATGTTAAAATCAAGATTTTCTTTCAAATACTGTACTAAAAATATTTAAGTTACCAATTCCTCCATATAAAATTTCTACAAAGCTGCTTACCTACTCTAAAACAAAGATGTGGTTTAATATAAAGAAGCATACACTAATGAAGCAATATAAAGTGCTCAGTTCTTGAACTTCTCAACTATATCTCTGAATAGGATGCAATCAGAGCGCAGCATACCACATATCATTTATTTTCTATTAAGTCTGCTTTACTGCCAGTCATGCTAACAATACAAAACTATGGTTTACATATTCTTGTGTATTAATCAACTTTAGCATGGCATGATGTGCTATGGACATTTTCAACTGCCTCATTTTAGAAGGTAAAAACCATACCCAGATTTATCTGCACCAATGTTAATCTCAATGGGGTGCTGAGACAAGCAAATCCCACATATAACAGTATTTGCTCCTCTGGGcacaaaactgagatttaaaaactgTACTATTAAATTCTCATGAAATTCACCCAAATTGATAATTGCTTTCTCCAAtttattaaccccccccccccactggtcCCTAAATCCCTGGATGTCATATAAACGTTTCAGGGCTGTGTGCAGCCCAATTTCCCCACCTCTAATTTAAAAGCATCACTAGATCACTTACACAAGCTCATGAAGGGAGTTAATATAAAAGCAATATTATTCTTAGCATTTCAATGCAAAGGACAAAACtcagaattaaacataaatacTTACACTTTCAATGTGTGGAGGGCAGTTGTTGCCTGTTGCTTCAACTGGAATGTCgtcatatttttcaaaattaatgCCAGTATTCCCACCAGCAAACAGCTCCCTAAAATAGAAATACTCTGTATACCATCATGCAAAACTGAACACCTAATTTAGTAACTCTAAAGATAAAACTGACTATACGTACTGTTCCACACGCTCACTTGGTGGAAGTGGCTTGGACCAGTCGTCCTCGTCACATTTATCAGACCAACGACTGTTTCCACCACGATCAAATCTACCAAAGCCACTTCTATCACCACGGTTGCCAATGCCATCAAAGTCACTGCTTCTTCCACCACGGTCTTCAAATCTAAATCACATAGGATTACATTCGATTAAACTCCCACAATAATTCTGGAGAGGGGCTGAACATAAAACATTATACATTTACTGTACAACCAAGGAGTCATTTTCAATCAACATGATGCTGTGAAAGTAAAACATATTAATGCTCAACATAAGTCAAATTTTTGCATGTTAGGTATTTACTGCTTTTCTGTAAACATCTTCATATTACTAGACTCTTGTACTCCCCCCTCAAACTATATGTGCGATAAACTCCAGATACTAAAGAAATAACTGAAGTTCTATAGACTTTACAATGCTCTATCATGGAAGCAGCTTTTGTTTATTTCACTTAGAAGGGAGCCAAGTTTTACCTTCCTCTTGAGCCATTGCCACGGTCAGCAAAGAAGCCTGATTTTCCTGAGCCTCGATCACTTCTTGCACCAAAGCTACTGTACGCAGCATCTCTGTCTCTTCCAGCATTCCACCCACCATCAAACCCTAGGAGTAATGCAGTAACTGATTACATGCTTGTCTTTTAATTCaaagttttaatttaatgtaaAGAATCAAAGCCCCAAGAATTATCAGGCATCATCATAAAGGGGTTTCAGTAAATCATAGGCAAGACTTCCCCAAATTTTTGATTGTACACTTATTCAAAGCAATAGAACATCTGATGTTATACTGCCATCAGACCATGGCATCCATTATAAATACCTGATACAAGTCTTGTAGCAGGTGCTCTTCAACGATTCCAGAAAAACAGAGTCTATTTATGTCCAATAATGACCCTATACATTTCCGTGTCTATGGCCATAAGGCAATTTCTAGCAACCTTATACTAAAGGCTAACATGTGACCTTACTTTTCAACCAATTACACTATTGGGATATCCTACTATGGCAAACTTAACAGAATGAACCATTCTATGAGCAGCTTAACCATCTCTGAACCCATACAAGTGGGAATACAGATGGGGAAGTATTCAGTTCTAAGCCACGTGTTTCATGAGAACTAAGGGAGATGTGGCTTACAAAATTGCTGGCTATTTTCCAAGTTGAGAATCCTTTTTCACCCACCAGCACGGCTGCCACCTCTCCTGCACTTATACTAGCAGAGCCTTAAGATATCAACTATTTTTTTCTAAAAGGACTGAAAAGGGGACCATTTATATTACCAAGACACTGAAGCCAATAGGACAAAACAGCAAGTGGTGAAAGAGACCATAAAATGTTTGTGTTCCTTTAtatgtaaaacaatataaaaccggCTGAATATGAAACTGCACTATGATTGGGACGCTTAACTGAATTTAGAATTTGGATAGCATCCTGGCTTCAGAAGTCTGAACAATTAACTCACAGCAGTTGTAGCTGTAAGCTAAGCTTCCAAGGTCCCCAATTGAAGTAACATGAATGGGTACCAATTCTATAACCTTTTAGCTTAGGAAAAAGCAGTTCTGTAACTGCTTTTGACAGAGCAGCTTCCTATGGAAGTCAGGAGATACTTGGTAACCAAACCATCTCTAACTTCCATAGAAATCTGCACCACATTCATACTTCTACTCTAAACTCAACTTTCTAGAACAGTGCTACTTTTTCCCAAAAAAAGCACCAGGACTCTGAAGGAGTGTTGGATGAAAGGTGACAGGTCCCCACGCCCACCTCTGTCATCACGTCCAGATCCTCCTCTGGATCCAAACACATCGCGATCACGATCGTAGCCATTCATCCGGCTGTCACGATCATATCCATTCATATAGCCATTACCTCCACGAGAGTCCCAGCTGGGggaatctttggcagagaataaaAAGTTAAACAATTAAAGGGTAAAAGGTCACTTGTGCTGGCAAATAAGTGTTTGCAAGCTCCATGGCATCAGTGTGACTTTCGCTGCCAGAAATTTAAATCAAGGACACTCCGTGGGAAAAGGAATGGCAGCTTTGGGCCCAATTTCATAATcagaaatgcagaccttgacttTATCAGGATGCTGCATTAATGTTGCCAAAAGCTATAAACATTTAGCTGAGCCAAGGGCTTGGGGAAGAAATAAATGCAACTATTTTAAGTATTAGTTTTGTGCATCAATAAATTGCTATCATGCTGTAAGCAGACCATGTCCTCAAGAAGGGTGGTCAGATAGTGCAAAGCAAGCTTCAAGATCATGTACTAAGCTT is a window from the Anolis carolinensis isolate JA03-04 chromosome 3, rAnoCar3.1.pri, whole genome shotgun sequence genome containing:
- the ddx3x gene encoding ATP-dependent RNA helicase DDX3X isoform X5, with protein sequence MSHVAVENALGLDQQFAGLDLNSSDSQSGGGTASRYIPPHLRNREASKQDSPSWDSRGGNGYMNGYDRDSRMNGYDRDRDVFGSRGGSGRDDRGFDGGWNAGRDRDAAYSSFGARSDRGSGKSGFFADRGNGSRGRFEDRGGRSSDFDGIGNRGDRSGFGRFDRGGNSRWSDKCDEDDWSKPLPPSERVEQELFAGGNTGINFEKYDDIPVEATGNNCPPHIESFSDVDMGEIIMGNIELTRYTRPTPVQKYAIPIIKDKRDLMACAQTGSGKTAAFLLPILSQIYTDGPGDALRAMKENGRYGRRKQYPISLVLAPTRELAVQIYEEARKFAYRSKVRPCVVYGGADIGQQIRDLERGCHLLVATPGRLVDMMERGKIGLDFCKYLVLDEADRMLDMGFEPQIRRIVEKDTMPPKGVRQTMMFSATFPKEIQMLARDFLEEYIFLAVGRVGSTSENITQKVVWVEDSDKRSFLLDLLDATGKDCLGEFQHNSNGSGKDSLTLVFVETKKGADSLEDFLFREGYACTSIHGDRSQRDREEALHQFRSGRSPILVATAVAARGLDISNVKHVINFDLPSDIEEYVHRIGRTGRVGNLGLATSFFNERNINITKDLLDLLVEAKQEVPSWLENMAYEQHHKGGSSRGRSKGRFSGFGARDYRTSSSSGSSSFGSSRTSSGRSSGGGGGGVSHGGSRGFGGGGYGGFYSSDGYGGNYNSQGVDWWGN